The Ranitomeya variabilis isolate aRanVar5 chromosome 7, aRanVar5.hap1, whole genome shotgun sequence DNA window ACATGTTGGCGTTACAGTGAGAGTTAATTCGACCGAGTTGTGCAATACTTGGCATAGTGTAGCATACATATCCAAACACCAAGATTTATTATTAAGTCCAATCCAAGACTGTTCTCCTTCCCTTTCTATACTGGGATAGGACAATCCAATGCTACATTCTCCTATCTGGTCCCATTCTACctcccagtaatgtcgtcctgaggaGAGGACACATCTGCTTAACACCTGGGAGCAAGACACAAATCTATCTTGCGATTCTGGCCTCTCCTGTTTTTGTTTTGATTGTGTTGCCGTTTTCAGATCTTCTGATATCTTCACCCTTTTATGAGCAGTGTCcacatccagtaatatgtctggAACATGGATCCCGAGCTCTGACGTTACATTGGTGACAATATCCCTCATAGATCTGTGTAAGGTCAGTGAGATCAGAACCTCATCTAGATCAGTCATCTCATCTAGGTCCTCATCTGAAGATTCCTCATGTACAACCATACTTTGACCACAACAAGAGTCTTCTTGATCTGATTTATGTAGGTCAATAATTGGGTCAGTCATGTTTTCCTGCTCTTTGATGCCAGACACATGAACATCAGCATGTCCTGAGTCTTGTCCCACATCCATATCCTCCTCAGAACTGACCTCTTCACCATctccccctgtgtcctcatcacctccatgacTACATACTGTAATGTCACTTTCTTGTAAGAGTCTTATTGGTTCGGTGACACGACACATCTCCTCCACATGACACATCTTCTTGTACAGCTCGTCCACTTTTATTTCCAGTTCCTTGATCAATTGAGATATTTGGGACACAATCTTCTCCTCCTGCCTGGTGACCTCGCTCAGTGCTTCATTTTCTGCCGCTTCCAGTTGCTTCTTAATGTCCATAAATATCTTACTGATGTTCTTCCTCTTATCGGAGGATTTATCCTGGATCTTCCTCTTACGATCCTGCAGATTCTGGACTCTTGTCTCAATTTCTGATTTTTGTGGATTTAGTTCATCCAGATATTTCCTCAGTTCCTTTTTCTTCTTCTCAGAAGCCTCATCTAGAAGTTCCACCTGGTGTCCTCGGTGTACACCAACCAAACAACAAGATACACACAGACAAGCTGCATCCTGCGGACAGTAATACTCCAGAACCTTCTTGTGGAGGGAACATTTTTTGTAACCAaaagaatcagtgggatctattaATATATGATCCACTGTCTtattgtgggctgtcaggtggtcatcaCATAGCGAGGTCTCACAATGTAGACAGGATTTCACAGCCGGtacaggagactttgtacagtaagtacagaagattctGGTCTCCTCCATACCAGGCTGAGTAGATGAAAAATGTTCCACTATGTTCCTCAGCATTCGGTTCTTCTCCAGGGCCGGACGCTCCGGATATTCTGCTCTGCAGTCAGGACAGGAATACCCTCCAGCCGCCTCCTGTGCATCCAGCACACTCACAATACATgagcggcagaagttgtgtccacatttTAGGGATACGGGATCTGCATAGAGGCTCAGGCAGATGGAGCAGTCCAGCTCGTCCCTCAGCTCAGCAGACGCCATTGTAGTGGGAAAGCAGGAACTGAAATTGAAAAAACATTAGAGAGACTGAGTTTTTGAGAATAAACTATTAACCCCTGAAACTCAGAAAATGAGAAAGAAAATCATTAACAGGGCCTAAGGTTGGATGAGAGtagtacttatttcacctgcttgtAGTATAGAGAATCCTCCACGAGAACAAAGAAACAAAAGAAAGCAGAGAAACCACAAAACTAGAGTCAGATAGCCGGATCGCCAGTGAGGCAAAATTGTGAATTTCAGCCTTTTCTTGGAGAAGAGAAAATGCAAACGCACACTGTCGGGAGCATAAACAAATCTATTTATTACCGTGTGCGCAAGACTTTTATACCATTTTACCGACAAATGTAGTGGCCATCTTAAATGTTCACCAGCTCCCCTCTTCTCACAAACATGTTATGAGATGGTGTTGATATGTAGTCTTCTCAATGAACTAATAACAGTTTCTCAAAACCTAACACAATTATTAAGAAAATATTAGACCAAATAAACCTTATTTCTGGCACCTCTCGCAACTGATATGGAAGGGTTAATCTGTCCTCTATATTTTTTAGAATTAACTAGTCTCAGTCTTATATGCTGTTTAATATTTTTATTAACGTTTTATATTTGGTGTAATATTTGCCCTCTCTCTCTTTCCACTGTTTTCCTTGTTCTCTAGCCTACATGACCGGCCGTTTGGACTTGGTTTGATCAACTCCCTTAGCTACTTGCAAAAGGTCTTTTGGA harbors:
- the LOC143785299 gene encoding E3 ubiquitin/ISG15 ligase TRIM25-like isoform X1, with the protein product MASAELRDELDCSICLSLYADPVSLKCGHNFCRSCIVSVLDAQEAAGGYSCPDCRAEYPERPALEKNRMLRNIVEHFSSTQPGMEETRIFCTYCTKSPVPAVKSCLHCETSLCDDHLTAHNKTVDHILIDPTDSFGYKKCSLHKKVLEYYCPQDAACLCVSCCLVGVHRGHQVELLDEASEKKKKELRKYLDELNPQKSEIETRVQNLQDRKRKIQDKSSDKRKNISKIFMDIKKQLEAAENEALSEVTRQEEKIVSQISQLIKELEIKVDELYKKMCHVEEMCRVTEPIRLLQESDITVCSHGGDEDTGGDGEEVSSEEDMDVGQDSGHADVHVSGIKEQENMTDPIIDLHKSDQEDSCCGQSMVVHEESSDEDLDEMTDLDEVLISLTLHRSMRDIVTNVTSELGIHVPDILLDVDTAHKRVKISEDLKTATQSKQKQERPESQDRFVSCSQVLSRCVLSSGRHYWEVEWDQIGECSIGLSYPSIEREGEQSWIGLNNKSWCLDMYATLCQVLHNSVELTLTVTPTCPTLGVFLDYEAGRLSFYELCDPIRHLHTLTASFTEPLHVVLYVYKGASVTIRS